The following are from one region of the Clostridia bacterium genome:
- a CDS encoding M18 family aminopeptidase, which yields MNKELDFAKELIDFIYDSPTAFHAVDVTRKMLENHGFAELKEEDRWKLQKGSKYYMIKNHSALAAFVVGMREVQENGFKIIGAHTDSPTFRIKPSAEMTAENHYIKLDTETYGWPILSTWLDRPLSVAGRVTVKGADLFNPITKLVNIKKPILVIPNLAIHMNRNMNSGVELNKQKDMLPLMSLINDKLEKGNYLLNAIAREINVEPSDIIDFDLFLYEFEKGTIMGLNDEFISSARLDDLAMVHAAITAITSTAASKSTNVMVCFDNEEVGSTSKQGADSQLLSSILERIVLSMGGDREDFFRAVSKSFMISADLAHAVHPNAGDKHDPQNKPLINKGPVIKISANMKYTTDSNSSAAYAGICFKADVPVQWFVNRSDEPGGTTIGPISSSHLHMRSMDMGTPILAMHSVRELGGVLDHTYVTRSFEEFYRL from the coding sequence ATGAATAAGGAGTTGGATTTTGCAAAGGAGCTAATAGATTTTATATATGATAGCCCGACGGCTTTCCATGCAGTTGATGTCACCCGAAAAATGCTGGAGAACCATGGCTTTGCAGAGCTCAAGGAAGAGGACAGGTGGAAGCTTCAAAAGGGCAGCAAATATTATATGATAAAAAACCACTCTGCATTGGCTGCATTTGTAGTAGGCATGAGAGAGGTCCAAGAGAATGGTTTTAAGATAATCGGTGCGCACACTGATTCTCCTACCTTCAGGATAAAACCATCAGCTGAGATGACAGCAGAGAACCACTACATCAAATTGGATACCGAAACCTACGGGTGGCCAATACTTAGCACGTGGCTGGACAGACCGCTGTCAGTGGCGGGGAGGGTTACAGTAAAGGGAGCTGACCTTTTTAACCCCATCACTAAGCTTGTGAACATTAAGAAGCCGATTCTGGTAATACCGAATCTGGCAATACATATGAACAGAAATATGAACTCAGGGGTAGAGCTGAACAAACAGAAGGATATGCTGCCACTGATGTCATTAATAAACGATAAGCTGGAAAAGGGCAATTATCTATTGAATGCCATAGCGAGGGAAATAAATGTTGAACCCTCTGATATAATTGATTTTGATTTGTTCCTGTATGAATTTGAGAAGGGGACAATAATGGGGCTTAATGATGAATTTATATCCTCTGCAAGGCTTGACGACCTTGCCATGGTGCATGCAGCGATAACAGCAATCACAAGTACTGCTGCTTCAAAGAGCACCAACGTTATGGTTTGCTTTGACAATGAAGAAGTTGGAAGTACTAGTAAGCAGGGGGCAGATTCACAGCTACTTTCGAGCATACTTGAGAGAATAGTGTTGTCAATGGGGGGAGACAGGGAAGACTTTTTTAGAGCTGTCTCAAAATCCTTCATGATATCAGCGGATTTGGCTCATGCCGTTCATCCAAATGCAGGAGATAAGCATGACCCGCAGAACAAGCCGCTGATCAACAAAGGTCCGGTAATCAAAATAAGTGCTAATATGAAATACACTACCGATAGCAACTCTTCAGCTGCATATGCAGGGATTTGCTTCAAAGCCGATGTACCTGTGCAGTGGTTTGTAAACCGTTCGGATGAACCGGGCGGCACCACTATAGGGCCTATTTCATCGTCGCACCTCCATATGCGAAGTATGGACATGGGGACACCTATTCTGGCAATGCATTCAGTGAGAGAGCTGGGTGGAGTGCTTGACCACACTTATGTGACAAGGAGCTTTGAAGAGTTTTATAGATTATAA
- a CDS encoding PilZ domain-containing protein: MEERRKHDRLPLTLELTISSLFRQDYELIPNINEGIKVNNISKSGIGFICGHELPLDYYFDAKIQLTPDKYFYAVLKIVRIDKTEVGYNVGCEFVGLADILSMRVDLYGEELGVISK, encoded by the coding sequence ATGGAAGAAAGAAGAAAACATGATAGACTCCCACTTACGCTGGAGCTTACTATTTCTTCACTTTTTAGGCAGGATTATGAACTAATTCCCAATATAAATGAAGGCATTAAGGTCAATAATATATCAAAGTCAGGTATAGGCTTCATTTGCGGGCATGAATTGCCACTGGACTACTATTTTGATGCAAAGATTCAACTGACTCCAGATAAGTATTTTTATGCGGTATTAAAAATAGTACGCATAGATAAAACTGAAGTCGGATACAATGTGGGCTGCGAGTTTGTAGGTCTGGCAGACATACTGAGCATGAGGGTGGATTTGTACGGCGAGGAGCTGGGAGTAATCTCGAAATAG